Proteins encoded together in one Lathyrus oleraceus cultivar Zhongwan6 chromosome 5, CAAS_Psat_ZW6_1.0, whole genome shotgun sequence window:
- the LOC127086424 gene encoding cyclin-D3-1 — protein sequence MDSKSGFAELTEKEKDVVNGYFDIEELFMPKETFFRSAKNIFLRRHAVAIISKLSGRIDPDTLIPYLAMNYFDRFFSKSDSILEDVEGFIDTQKVRLIALACLTISAKLRIKDFSIDQFLINHYKDVNVRISHQMVMRTELLILRELEWEILPVTPFTFLDFYYRYFENYGGFKRRCINEIIVQAQGEHTFVDYYPTMITISAFLAASKIAYPKLYRQIVVPFTVSRVFPKVLQDNITVCVDEMVGLCNRLNIRIETPVPSTSKLNESLQNRGKMGMVVVSSEDDDEGDGTPLIRRIQDMNRMTMSSQALKISEGVEEENKKVAKDNEKAEDKAETSGGGSKARIEAIIRQPLETGKAVAGEKMEGYISEIAELEERKSLMYFELKWPDDVPSTEPQSPTTIRSNSIRIIQRAGKKLTCGSCKIG from the exons ATGGATTCCAAGAGCGGGTTCGCCGAACTTACTGAAAAGGAAAAGGATGTTGTAAATGGCTACTTCGATATAGAAGAGTTATTCATGCCCAAAGAAACCTTCTTCAGAAGCGCTAAGAACATTTTTCTCCGCAGGCACGCCGTTGCAATAATCAGCAAG CTCTCGGGGAGGATTGATCCTGATACACTTATTCCGTATCTTGCTATGAACTATTTTGATCGCTTTTTTTCCAAGTCCGATTCGATCTTGGAG GATGTTGAAGGATTCATTGATACTCAAAAAGTCCGTTTGATTGCTCTAGCTTGTCTCACCATATCTGCCAAGCTGAGGATAAAAGACTTCTCAATTGATCAGTTTTTGATTAATCATTATAAGGATGTGAATGTGAGGATAAGTCATCAAATGGTAATGAGAACAGAGCTTCTCATTCTCCGTGAGCTTGAGTGGGAAATACTACCGGTGACTCCCTTCACCTTTCTGGACTTCTACTACCGTTACTTCGAAAACTACGGTGGTTTTAAACGTCGTTGCATCAATGAGATAATAGTTCAAGCTCAAGGAG AGCACACCTTTGTTGACTATTATCCTACTATGATAACAATCTCCGCTTTTCTGGCTGCTTCCAAAATTGCATATCCCAAACTGTATAGACAAATTGTAGTTCCCTTCACAGTTTCCAGAGTTTTCCCAAAG GTGCTTCAGGATAATATCACTGTTTGTGTGGATGAGATGGTTGGTCTTTGCAATAGATTGAACATCCGGATTGAGACCCCGGTTCCCTCCACTTCAAAGTTAAACGAAAGCCTACAAAACAGGGGCAAGATGGGGATGGTAGTTGTTTCATCTGAAGATGATGACGAAGGAGATGGGACTCCGTTAATAAGGCGAATTCAGGACATGAACAGGATGACGATGAGTTCTCAGGCGCTGAAGATATCAGAGGGGGTTGAGGAAGAAAACAAAAAAGTGGCCAAGGACAATGAAAAGGCAGAGGATAAAGCAGAAACATCTGGTGGTGGTTCTAAGGCCAGGATTGAGGCTATAATCCGACAACCGTTGGAAACGGGCAAGGCAGTAGCGGGTGAGAAGATGGAGGGATACATTTCAGAAATCGCAGAGCTTGAAGAACGAAAGAGCCTAATGTACTTTGAACTGAAGTGGCCCGATGATGTTCCATCCACTGAACCGCAATCACCAACAACTATCCGTTCTAATTCAATAAGAATAATTCAAAGAGCTGGCAAGAAACTAACTTGTGGTAGCTGCAAAATCGGTTAG